A portion of the Periophthalmus magnuspinnatus isolate fPerMag1 chromosome 2, fPerMag1.2.pri, whole genome shotgun sequence genome contains these proteins:
- the filip1l gene encoding filamin A-interacting protein 1-like isoform X2, with the protein MVVDEQQRLSEQLQQQTAKVQEASASASQAQEELSATTARLHEEEEKVRRLEEQLRDQAAKHHQEQEAMTAKLTHEDAHNRQLRHKLSALSRTLDELEESNKTLRRADEELQEIRDKISRGECGNSSLMSELEELRKRVLEMEGKDEELIRMEDHCRDLNKKLEKEAVQSQSLKSEVDKLNLRIMDLEKLEDAFSKSKQECNALKSNLDKERTVSKLLFSELESLQGRVRELEAAESQLAKSELTLKEDLSKLKTLTVMLVDERKTMSEKLKQMENKVHSSTGKLQAEQDKVTTVTEKLIEESKKALRSKAELEERMCSATKERDELRAKLRSEEERSGDLESKISLMKKRLQALETVEREYLRNKAKEEHIKTPIANRFQQEDNKVKDLTQEVERLRRKLKDMKVVEGDAFKTEEFELLEKRFTNEQEKAKALMEELEISKKELSKYQLAEKKECNQETVLYKRLKEEEAKSSHLSREVAALKEKIHDYMGTEDSMCRMKTDHSSLQRKLTQQEVRNKELSREMEGLTRELERYRRFSKSLRPGMNGRRFSDLHLSTKEVQTEPLDLMSPQHKTMVPLERAVVNGKLYSESEDNVNYNNELQINKCSSSMMNNVNNLNNMRRARAPMLKSKEPVHQMNGNVSPRQNGDVVLTHTPGQPLHIKVTPDLSQSTATLEITSPTSEPPQSFTSTAVIPTSGAPPKQRITIIQNASLSPTAKPMSPKFKTMDDPCSPDRTASPFSVTALSRAMTPDSCGSVTPDRAMSPIQIVPGEPVEVVGGHAVFRVTPERQGGWQVQRSNSTGPNVITTEDNKIHIHLGSPFLNIGSPTQEQRTQVLANCSTPPPKANNKITSSIMIKPSASPVQRPSQITIPLEAFRRPGPTKIPKPKNYATIKVPASAPSSSGGPGKLQAPQNTATNNNNNPNLMNRRL; encoded by the exons ATGGTCGTGGATGAACAGCAGCGCCTGAGTGAGCAGCTCCAGCAGCAAACAGCCAAGGTCCAAGAAGCCAGCGCCTCCGCCTCCCAGGCCCAAGAGGAGCTGAGCGCGACCACCGCCCGCCtgcacgaggaggaggagaaggtccGACGCTTAGAGGAACAGCTCCGAGACCAGGCCGCAAAACACCACCAGGAGCAAGAGGCCATGACCGCCAAGCTAACCCACGAGGACGCGCACAACCGCCAGCTCCGCCACAAGCTCTCCGCCCTGAGCCGAACGCTGGACGAGCTGGAGGAGAGCAACAAGACTCTGCGGCGAGCTGACGAGGAGCTGCAGGAGATCAGGGACAAGATCAGCCGTGGCGAGTGCGGCAATTCCAGCCTCATGTCCGAGCTGGAGGAGCTACGGAAGCGCGTGCTGGAGATGGAGGGCAAGGACGAGGAGCTGATCCGAATGGAGGATCACTGCAGAGACCTCAAtaaaaaactggagaaggaggCGGTCCAAAGCCAGAGTCTGAAGTCCGAAGTGGATAAACTCAACCTCAGAATTATGGACTTGGAGAAGTTAGAGGACGCGTTTAGCAAGAGCAAACAGGAATGCAACGCCCTCAAAAGCAACCTCGACAAGGAGCGAACGGTATCCAAGCTGCTATTCAGTGAACTGGAAAGCTTACAGGGTCGAGTCAGAGAACTGGAAGCTGCGGAGAGTCAGTTAGCAAAGAGCGAGCTAACGTTAAAAGAAGATCTGTCCAAGCTAAAGACGCTAACAGTGATGCTGGTGGATGAGAGGAAAACCATGAGCGAAAAGCTGAAGCAGATGGAGAACAAAGTGCATAGCAGCACGGGGAAGCTTCAGGCGGAGCAGGACAAGGTAACCACGGTGACAGAGAAGCTCATTGAGGAGAGCAAGAAGGCCCTGAGGTCAAAGGCCGAGCTGGAAGAGAGAATGTGCAGCGCCACCAAAGAGAGAGACGAACTGAGAGCTAAGCTgagatcagaggaggagaggagcggtgATCTGGAGTCTAAAATCAGCCTGATGAAGAAACGTCTACAGGCCTTGGAGACAGTCGAGAGAGAGTATCTGAGAAACAAGGCCAAAGAGGAGCACATCAAAACACCAATCGCAAACCGCTTCCAACAAGAGGACAACAAGGTGAAAGACTTGACGCAGGAAGTGGAGAGGCTGAGACGAAAGCTTAAAGATATGAAAGTGGTAGAAGGCGACGCATTTAAGACAGAGGAGTTTGAACTACTCGAGAAGAGGTTCACGAACGAGCAAGAGAAAGCCAAGGCGCTGATGGAAGAGTTGGAAATTTCAAAGAAGGAACTGTCAAAATATCAGCTCGCCGAAAAGAAAGAGTGTAATCAGGAGACGGTTCTGTACAAGAGACTGAAGGAAGAGGAGGCGAAATCCAGCCACCTGAGCCGAGAAGTAGCTGCGCTCAAAGAGAAGATACACGATTACATGGGCACGGAGGACTCCATGTGCAGGATGAAAACGGATCACTCCAGCTTGCAGAGGAAGCTCACCCAGCAGGAAGTCCGGAACAAGGAGCTTTCCAGGGAGATGGAGGGCCTCACGAGAGAGCTGGAGAGGTACAGGAGGTTTAGCAAGAGCCTGCGCCCGGGCATGAACGGCAGGCGCTTCTCAGACCTCCACCTGTCCACCAAAGAAGTCCAAACAGAGCCTTTGGACCTAATGTCTCCCCAGCACAAAACCATGGTGCCACTGGAACGAGCTGTGGTCAATGGGAAGCTGTACAGCGAATCTGAAGACAACGTGAATTACAACAACGAGCTTCAAATAAACAAGTGCAGCTCTTCCATGATGAATAATGTCAATAATCTTAACAACATGCGTAGAGCCCGAGCGCCAATGTTGAAAAGCAAAGAGCCGGTGCATCAGATGAACGGTAATGTGTCCCCACGGCAAAACGGCGACGTGGTTTTGACCCACACCCCAGGTCAGCCTCTGCACATCAAAGTGACCCCCGACCTCAGCCAGAGCACCGCCACTCTAGAGATCACTAGCCCCACCTCCGAACCGCCCCAATCCTTCACCAGCACGGCCGTCATCCCCACCAGCGGAGCGCCACCCAAACAAAGGATCACCATCATCCAGAACGCTTCGCTATCTCCCACCGCAAAGCCCATGTCCCCCAAATTCAAAACGATGGACGATCCGTGCTCCCCGGACAGAACCGCATCTCCGTTCTCCGTGACGGCGTTGTCGAGAGCCATGACCCCGGATTCGTGCGGTTCCGTGACTCCTGACCGAGCGATGTCCCCGATCCAGATAGTGCCCGGCGAGCCCGTGGAGGTGGTGGGCGGGCACGCGGTCTTCAGGGTGACCCCGGAGAGGCAGGGCGGCTGGCAGGTGCAGAGGTCCAACAGCACGGGGCCCAACGTCATCACCACGGAAGACAACAAGATCCACATTCACCTAGGGAGCCCGTTTCTGAACATCGGAAGTCCCACGCAGGAGCAGAGGACTCAGGTGTTGGCGAACTGTAGCACGCCTCCTcccaaagcaaacaacaaaatcaccAGTAGCATAATGATTAAGCCCAGCGCCAGCCCAGTGCAAAGGCCCTCACAAATAACA ATCCCTCTAGAAGCATTCCGACGCCCCGGGCCCACTAAGATCCCCAAACCCAAGAACTACGCAACCATCAAGGTGCCCGCGAGCGCCCCCAGCTCTTCAGGCGGACCGGGGAAACTGCAGGCGCCACAGAACACAGCcacaaacaacaataacaacccCAACCTGATGAACCGGAGACTATGA